The nucleotide sequence CCGCCGCCGGCGGCATCACCCTCTTTGACGCCGCCACCGGCGCCGTGCGACACCAGCTCCCTGGCCACGCCGATGGCGCTAACTGCCTCGCCTGGTCACCCGCCCCAGCCCCCACCTCCCTGCTCGCCACCGGCGGCCAGGACGGCTGCGTGCGCTTCTGGGACGCACTCACCGGCCGCCAGACCGCCGAGGTGAAAATCGGCCCCGCCTGGGTCGAACACCTGTGCTGGTTCCCTGTGGGCAGCCCGCTCGCGGGCGCTGCATCGGACGCGGGCCAGCCCGCGTCCGCCCCCCGCCTCTTCGCCGCCGCCGGCAAAAAACTTGTCGCCCTCCATCCGGACGGCTCCAGCGCCCACGCCTTCCCCGACGCGCCGAAGACCATCTCCGCCCTGTCGGTCTCTCCGTCCTCCGTCCTCGCCGCCGCCTACTTCGGCGGGGTCTGCACCTGGGACGCGACCACGTTCACCGCCTGCAAGGAATTCCCTTACGGCAACGCCATCTACGCGCTCACCTGGTCGCCCGACAGCCGCTGGCTCGTCGCCGGCTGCCACGACAACGCCGTCCACCTCTGGGCCCCGGCCGAAGCCGACCTCGAGTTGCACATGAGCGGCTATGAGACCCGCCTCAAGGAACTCTCCTTCAGCCACGATTCGAAGTGGCTCGCCACCGGCGGCGGCCGCGACGCCTGCGTCTGGGATTGCGCCGGCGCCGGCCCCGAAGGCCGCGAGCCGCTGCTCCTGCCCCATGACGCCCGCGTCTGCGCCGTGGCCTTTCAACACGCCCATAGCCTCCTCGCCACCGGCTCGGCCAACGGCCAGTTCACCCTCTGGATGCCCTCGCGCAAGAACCCGCTGGTCGCCGAGGTGACCATGCCTTCCTCCGCGACGAAATTCGCCTGGCGCGCCGACGACGCCGGCCTCGCCGTCGGCACGGAGAAAGGCCAGGTCTTCGTGTTCAAGACCACCTGAGCCACGCCCTCCGATAAAAGCTCGCTCCGAACCCGCAGCGCGGAGCTATTCCAGCTTGCACGGCCACCCCTGCCTGTCAGTGGTTGGGCGGGCCAGTCGCCAGTATTAATCACCCTGCGATCATGTCTTCACGTCTCTCCGCCCGACCGGCCGACGACCACCGCCGGCGCCTCCCCGCGCCGCCCACATCGACGCTGTTTTCCCTGTGAGCCTCACGCCGCCATCCCCGGTCCCCGGCCGCACCCCGCCCGACGATACCCCCGCCCTCCTCGCGGCCATCGTCAACTCGGCCGAGGACGCCATCATCGGCAAGTCGCTCGACGGGATGGTGACGTACTGGAACCGCGGCGCGGAGCGAATCTTCGGCTACACCGCCGCCGAGATGCTCGGCCGGCCCATCACCGAGCTCTTTCCCGTCGACCGGTTCAATGAGGAAAGCCTCATCCTCACCCGCATCCGCGCCGGCGAGACCGTCCGTCATTTTGAAACCATCCGCCGGCGGAAGGACGGCACCCTGATCGACATCTCCGCCACCATCTCCCCGATCCGCGCCGCCGACGGTCGCATCGTGGGCGCCTCCAAGATCGCCCGCGACATCACCGAGCACCGGCGCAACGAGACCCGGATCGAGAACCTCGCCACCAATCTCGACCGCATCTACCGGCAGGTGCCGGGGGTGATCTACCAGTTCATGCTCCGGCCTGACGGCACGGCCTGCATGCCTTTCGCCAGCGAGGGCGCGCGCCAGGTTTTTGAAGTCGCGCCGGACGACCTCCGCGAGAGCGTCACCGCCCTGTTCGACAAGATCATCCCCGAGGACCTCGTGGTGCTCAACGCCGACATCCAGGCATCCGCCCGCACCCTCTCGCCCCACCACCACGAGTTCCGGATCCGCCGCGCCAGCGGCGCCATCGCCTGGCTCCGCGGCGACTCCATGCCCGAGCGGCTTCCGGACGGCAGTGTCGTCTGGCACGGCTTCGTCAGCGACATCACCGCGACCCGCCTGCTCGAGAACAAGCTGGTCGAGAGCGCCAAGCTCGAGAGCCTCGGCGTGCTTGCCGGCGGCATCGCCCACGACTTCAACAACCTGCTCACCGGCATCCTCGGCAACGCCTCCCTTGCCCGCCAGGAACTGCCCCCCTCCTCCCTCGGCCAGCCCATGCTCGACCAGATCGAGACCGCCGCCCGCCGCGCCGCCGACCTCTGCAAGCAGATGCTCGCCTACTCCGGCAAGGGCCGCTTCGTCGTCCAGAACCTCGACCTCAACAAGCTCATCGAGGACACCACCCACCTGCTCCAGATCTCCATCGCGAAGAACTGCGTCCTGCGCTTCAACCTCGCCCGCAGCCTCCCGGTGATCAAGGCCGACGCCACCCAGCTGCGCCAGGTCATCATGAACCTGGTCATCAACGGCTCGGAGGCGATCGGCAGCCGCAGCGGCGTGCTCGCCCTCTCCACCGGCATCGCCCGGGTCGACGACGAATACATCAAGGGCTTCCGGCCCGACGCCTCCCCGCCGCTCGGCGACTACGTCTTCATCGAGGTCAGCGACAACGGCTGCGGCATGGACACCGCCACCCTCGCCAAGATCTTCGATCCCTTCTTCACCACAAAATTCACCGGCCGCGGCCTCGGCCTCGCCGCCGTGCTTGGCATCGTCCGCGGCCACAAGGGCGGCCTGAAGGTCTACTCCGAGCCCGGCAAGGGCACCACGTTCAAGCTCTTCTTCCCCGTCTCCACCGGCCGGGCGCAGGACAGCGCCACACCCTTCGCCGATACCGCGCCCTTCCAGGGCTCCGGCGTCGTGCTCGTGGTCGATGATGAGGAGACGGTCCGCACCGTCGCCGCCCGCATGATGGAGCGCCTCGGTTTCACCGTCGTGACGGCCGTCGATGGCCGCGACGGCATGGAAAAATTCCGCGCCGAGCCCGGTCGCTTCACCCTCGTCCTGCTCGATCTCACCATGCCCCACCTCGACGGCGAGGAGACCTTCCGCCAGATGCGCATCCTCAATCCCGGGGTCCGCGTCATCCTCACCAGCGGTTTCAACCAGCAGGAAGCCGTCAATCGCTTCATCGGCAAGGGCCTCGCCGGCTTCATCCAGAAACCCTTCGAGCTCGCCAGCCTCGTCCAGGTCATCCGCAGCGTGCTCCCCCACAACTGAGGTCCGGCCGGCACGGCCAATGCTGGATTGCACCGGTAAGCCCGCCCGGCTTTACCCGACTGCGCATGCCGCCCGAACCTCCGCCTTTGCCTCCGTCCCCCTCGGTCTTCCTGAGCTACGCCTCAGCCGACCGGGCCGTGGCGCGCGCCCTGCGCGACACCCTCGCTGCGGCCGGTCTCGATGTCTGGCTCGACGAGGAGGAACTCGCCGGGGGCGAGGCCTGGGACGCCAAGATCCGCCACCAGATCCGCACCTGCACCTATTTCATGCCGGTCATCTCCGCCACGACGGAGCAACGCCGCGAGGGCTACTTCCGCCGCGAATGGCGCCTGGCCGTCGAGCGCACCCTCGACCAGGCGGACGATGTCCTCTTCCTGGTGCCCGTCGTAATCGACGACACCCCCGACCATGGCGCGCGGGTGCCGGAACGCTTCCTGTCCGTCCAATGGCTGCGCGCCCCCGGCGGCACGGCCACGCCGGCCCTGCGCGAACTGGCCGCCCGCCTGGCCACCGGCGAGACCCACACTCCCGCGGCCGCCGGCCGACCCGCGGTCGCGGCACCGGCCCCCGCTCCGGCCCGCGAGAACCGCCGCCGCGGCACCCCGCCGCCGCTCCCCCGCTTCCCCGCCTACCCGCAGCCCGGCCAGCAAAACCGCTTTGTGTACGATGTCTTGCTCTGGGCCGGTCACCTGATCCACGCCCTCTGGCTCCGCTTGCCGCGCGTCCTCCAGCTCTTCGGCGCCGCCCTGCTCATCATCAAGCTCATCGGCTGGATCTTCTCGGATCCCAGCCCGGCCGAAGAGTCCCCGGCCCAGGACCAACCCACCGCCGCCACCTCGCCCGCCGCCACCACCCCTCGCATGGAGCCGGTGACCCTCGACCGCACCGAGGCCGCCCTCAAAAACCTGGTCGGCGCCGCCGCCCACACCTTCCAAATCGGCCGGCCGCTGGCGGTCATCAGCTTCGGCGGTGACGACCCCGCCGCCCAACGGTACGCCGCCGCCGTCTTCGACGCCACCTACGACCCCTTGCGTGAGCCCGCCCCGGACCAGGTCGCGCTCAGCCCTCTGCCGCTGGAGCCAGACGAGGACGCGGACGATGCCCTCGCCCGCGGCACCCAGCTGCACAGCCGCTTCCTGCTCACCGGCGTGGCCCGCCGGCCGTCGGCCGAGGGCGCCGTCGTCTTCACCGCCAGCCTCTACGCCGTGGAAACCCGGAGCGTGTTGTGGACGGAAAACTTCGATGCCAGCAAGGTCGACGCCCCGACGGCCGCCGCGCAACTGGTCGCCGCCGTCCGCCGCCACACCGCGCCGCCCGCCGACCCGGCGCCGCTCGCTGCAAACACGCCGCTGCCGGGCTCGCCCCCGGCACCGTAAAAAAATCAGACTGCGCCCGGGCGCCTGCTCCCGTGGCCCCGACCGCTCCCCGCCAACTCCTCTCGCCCGCGCGGGTGCACATAAGATCGGTTGCGGTGCCTAACAGCGCGGGCGATGACCATCGGACCACGCATTTTTTGTTTTGCTTCAACCAGCGGGATGGGGAGTGTGCCGCCGTGCGCCGCACGCTTTCCACGACCGCCCTCCTCCTCGCCTGGCTCTGTGCCAACGGCGCGGCCTGGAACGTCGTGCAGGTCGTCGCTTGGGCCAAGATGTTCTCCGAATACTCCCAGGTCATGCCGGTGGCCGACGCCCTCGAGCTGACTTTCGACGGCAGCGCGCCCTGCGACCTCTGCACCCTCGCCCAGAGCGGGCAGGATGGCGCCCGCTCGCAACTGCCGGCCGACGCCGCGCTCGGCGGCGGCACCGAGAAAATCCTTCTGATCGCCGACTGGTCGCCCGCCCCCGTGCTGGTCGCCCCTGAATTTTCCTGGCCGGGCCTCGTCGCCGAGGCCGGCCTGATTCGCCCCGAGTCGGTCCCCGTCCCGCCCCCGCGCGCCTGACGCCCCGGCGTTGGTTCGGATGTGGGAGGGGCTTTATGCCCCGACATGATCGCGGCCTGGCCCGCTCCCGCCCTGATTGACGCCCTCCCCCGTGGCGCGCCGTCCGCGCCGCGTTGCCCTGATCCACGCCCTCGTCGGGCCGCGTCCGTGCGCACGCCTCAACGCGCACACCCACCCATTCCCATGCATTTCCGCACCTTCCTCACCGTATCCACCCTGGCCTCCGCCACGCTCCTGCGTGCGCAGACGGCCACCGCCACCGTCGAGCTCGACAAGCTCGAGATCAACGCCGGCAAGGAGGCCGTCTTCTCCCTGCCCCTCGACTCCGCCCCGGCCTCCGGCTCCCGCCTCGGCCTCGCCAACCGCGACCTCCCCGTCTCCGTCTCCGTCATCACCCAGGAGGTCATGCAACTCCGCGGCCTCCGCACCGCCGTCGAGGCCGTCGAGGCCGCCGTCGGCATGACCGGCGGCACCCAATTCGGCTCCATCCCCACCTACTCCACCCGCGGCTTCGGCTCCAACAGCGTCAGCGTCATGCGCGACGGCATCCGCCAGAACACCGCGTCACAATCCTCCCGCACCGTCGACTCCTTCCTCCTCGATCGCGTCGAGGTCCTCAAGGGCCCTGCCTCCCTCATGTTCGGCGAGGGCGCCGTCGGCGGCGCCGTCAACTACCTCTCCAAGGCCCCCTCCCCCGTCGCCCGCGGCGAGGCCTTCGTCAGCGCCGGCTCCTGGGACAGCTACCGGCTCGGCCTCGGCTGGGGCGGCCCGCTCCCGCTCGGGACCAAGGAGCACCCCGTCACCGCCCGCGTCGACTACAGCCACAACGAGACCGCGGGCTACGTCGACCGCAACGCCCAACGCTACGACGCCGTCGCCGGCGCCCTCGCCTGGCAGGCCACCGACCGCCTCAAGCTCTCCTTCAACACCACCCTGCTCAAGGACTGGAACGAAAGCTACTATGGCAACCCCGTCGTCTACGACGGCGTGATCAACACCACGATCCCGGGCAATACCAACGTCGAGGTCCGCACCTTCAACAACGCCACCGACCGCATGGTGAACCCGCGCGTCGTCGCCGCCGCCCGCACCACCAACTACAACATCCTCGATAACTACGCCAAAACCGAGAACACCTTCTCCCGCCTGCGCGCCGAGCTCCGCCTCACCCCCGACCTCGAGCTCCGCAACGAGGCCTACGTCGCCACCCAGCTCCTCAAGTGGCGCAACCTCGAGACCAACACCTGGAATCCGGTCACGAAACTCGTCGCCCGCTCCTCCTTCCTGCACATCTACCGCGACGACGTGCTCGCCGGCAACCGCCTCGACCTTATCCACCGCGGCACGATCGCCGGCCGCCCCAACCGCCTCATCGTCGGCGGCTTCTTCGAGCGCAACGACCTCACCCGCGGCGGCACGCCCTTCGGCCTGCCCACCACCGCCAGCAGCGTCAGCCTGCTCAATCCCGCCGAAACCTCCGGCCCGGGCGACCCGGATTATTTCATGAAGACCTCCAAGGTCCTCATCGAGACCGCCGCCTTCTACGTGGAAAACGCCCTCGACCTGACCAACTCGGTTAAGCTTATCGCCGGCCTGCGCCACGATAGCATCGATCTGCGGCGCGATACCCTCGTCACCCCGGCCAACCCGACCTTCGCGCGCTATCGCAAAAGCTATTCCCCGCTGACCGGCCGCGCCGGCGTCGTGTGGTCCGCCACCAAGGCCGTCAACCTTTACGCCAGCTACAGCCGCGCCGCCGAGCCCACCACC is from Lacunisphaera limnophila and encodes:
- a CDS encoding TonB-dependent receptor, whose amino-acid sequence is MHFRTFLTVSTLASATLLRAQTATATVELDKLEINAGKEAVFSLPLDSAPASGSRLGLANRDLPVSVSVITQEVMQLRGLRTAVEAVEAAVGMTGGTQFGSIPTYSTRGFGSNSVSVMRDGIRQNTASQSSRTVDSFLLDRVEVLKGPASLMFGEGAVGGAVNYLSKAPSPVARGEAFVSAGSWDSYRLGLGWGGPLPLGTKEHPVTARVDYSHNETAGYVDRNAQRYDAVAGALAWQATDRLKLSFNTTLLKDWNESYYGNPVVYDGVINTTIPGNTNVEVRTFNNATDRMVNPRVVAAARTTNYNILDNYAKTENTFSRLRAELRLTPDLELRNEAYVATQLLKWRNLETNTWNPVTKLVARSSFLHIYRDDVLAGNRLDLIHRGTIAGRPNRLIVGGFFERNDLTRGGTPFGLPTTASSVSLLNPAETSGPGDPDYFMKTSKVLIETAAFYVENALDLTNSVKLIAGLRHDSIDLRRDTLVTPANPTFARYRKSYSPLTGRAGVVWSATKAVNLYASYSRAAEPTTQLVSFTATSNDFALQTGRQFEVGAKGSLADGKVDFTLALFDIEKNNILASTLDPVTGLRVSQQIGAQNSRGVELAAGFSPADGWRLEGNVAWTDAWYGKFAENLGTGVISRTGNTPSNVPEWVASAFVVKRFPGGFALNGGVRYVSDRFANNNNSVIAEGYVTVDAGASYTWHDVTFTLRGRNLLDEEYQPVAGTTMWRLADPRNLELSARYTF
- a CDS encoding WD40 repeat domain-containing protein produces the protein MNFAKHWAATLDDYAIDLAWSPDGTLLAAASAAGGITLFDAATGAVRHQLPGHADGANCLAWSPAPAPTSLLATGGQDGCVRFWDALTGRQTAEVKIGPAWVEHLCWFPVGSPLAGAASDAGQPASAPRLFAAAGKKLVALHPDGSSAHAFPDAPKTISALSVSPSSVLAAAYFGGVCTWDATTFTACKEFPYGNAIYALTWSPDSRWLVAGCHDNAVHLWAPAEADLELHMSGYETRLKELSFSHDSKWLATGGGRDACVWDCAGAGPEGREPLLLPHDARVCAVAFQHAHSLLATGSANGQFTLWMPSRKNPLVAEVTMPSSATKFAWRADDAGLAVGTEKGQVFVFKTT
- a CDS encoding toll/interleukin-1 receptor domain-containing protein, with the translated sequence MPPSPSVFLSYASADRAVARALRDTLAAAGLDVWLDEEELAGGEAWDAKIRHQIRTCTYFMPVISATTEQRREGYFRREWRLAVERTLDQADDVLFLVPVVIDDTPDHGARVPERFLSVQWLRAPGGTATPALRELAARLATGETHTPAAAGRPAVAAPAPAPARENRRRGTPPPLPRFPAYPQPGQQNRFVYDVLLWAGHLIHALWLRLPRVLQLFGAALLIIKLIGWIFSDPSPAEESPAQDQPTAATSPAATTPRMEPVTLDRTEAALKNLVGAAAHTFQIGRPLAVISFGGDDPAAQRYAAAVFDATYDPLREPAPDQVALSPLPLEPDEDADDALARGTQLHSRFLLTGVARRPSAEGAVVFTASLYAVETRSVLWTENFDASKVDAPTAAAQLVAAVRRHTAPPADPAPLAANTPLPGSPPAP
- a CDS encoding PAS domain-containing hybrid sensor histidine kinase/response regulator, translating into MSLTPPSPVPGRTPPDDTPALLAAIVNSAEDAIIGKSLDGMVTYWNRGAERIFGYTAAEMLGRPITELFPVDRFNEESLILTRIRAGETVRHFETIRRRKDGTLIDISATISPIRAADGRIVGASKIARDITEHRRNETRIENLATNLDRIYRQVPGVIYQFMLRPDGTACMPFASEGARQVFEVAPDDLRESVTALFDKIIPEDLVVLNADIQASARTLSPHHHEFRIRRASGAIAWLRGDSMPERLPDGSVVWHGFVSDITATRLLENKLVESAKLESLGVLAGGIAHDFNNLLTGILGNASLARQELPPSSLGQPMLDQIETAARRAADLCKQMLAYSGKGRFVVQNLDLNKLIEDTTHLLQISIAKNCVLRFNLARSLPVIKADATQLRQVIMNLVINGSEAIGSRSGVLALSTGIARVDDEYIKGFRPDASPPLGDYVFIEVSDNGCGMDTATLAKIFDPFFTTKFTGRGLGLAAVLGIVRGHKGGLKVYSEPGKGTTFKLFFPVSTGRAQDSATPFADTAPFQGSGVVLVVDDEETVRTVAARMMERLGFTVVTAVDGRDGMEKFRAEPGRFTLVLLDLTMPHLDGEETFRQMRILNPGVRVILTSGFNQQEAVNRFIGKGLAGFIQKPFELASLVQVIRSVLPHN